GCACGAGGGCGAGCTGTTCGCCTTTTCGACGGTGCGGGCGGGCGCGCCGATGGGGATGGAAGCGGAGGTACCGTTCGTCCTCGGCATCGTCGACCTCGGCCCCGTCAAGCTCTCGGCACGCATCGATGACGCGGAGTACGACGACCTCACGATCGGCGATCGCGTCGCGATGAAGGTCGTCGAGATCGACGGGCCGGTGGACCACGAGCGGGTTTTTTACCGGTTCGAGCCGCAGGCGTAGACAACACAACGAGATATGAAAAACTACGAACTCACGATCACGAAGTTCCTGCAACGGGCAGTGGATCTCTTCGATCACAAGGAGATCGTCTCGAAACTGGCAGACGGATCGGTTCACCGCTACACGTACGCCGACGCCTACGCGCGGATCTGCCAGCTCGCACACGCGCTCGACGACTACGGGCTCGATCAGGGCGATCGCGTGTCGGTGATGGCGGTCAACCACTACCGCCATTACGAACTGTACTTCGGACCCTCCTGCAGCGGCCGCAGCATTCACACGACGAACCACCGGCTGCCCGAACACCACCTCACGGAGATCATCAACGAGGCCGAGGACAGGCTGCTCTTCGTCGATCCCGCGTTCGTCGAGACGGTCGAAGCCGTCGCGGACGACCTCAAAACTGTCGAGCAGTACGTCGTCCTCGACGACGAGGTGCCGGAGACGAGCCTCGACGCGGTCGTCGATTACGAGTCGTTCATCTCGGGGTACGACACCGAGTACGACTGGCCGGAACTCGACGAGGAGCGCGAGTTCGCGCTGTGTTACACCTCGGGAACGACGGGCCTGCCGAAGGGCGTGCAGTACCGCCACCGGCGGATGTTCTTACACACGCTCGTTCACGGCCACGCCGACGTGTTCGGCGTCAGCGAGAACGACACCGTGATGCCGGTGGTGCCGATGTTCCACGTCAACGGGTGGGGATTCCCCTACTCGGGGACGTTCTACGGCTCGAAGCTCGTCTTACCGGGGCAACACACCTCGCCGCAGGAGGTCGCCGACCTCATCGACGCCGAGGACGTCACCGTCGCCGCGGCGGTCCCGACCGTCTGGATCGATATGGACGGCTACCTCGAATCCGTCGAGGGCGAGCCGCTCGAAAGTCTCGACCGGGTGCTCACCGGCGGCAGCGCGCCGCCGGCCTCGCTGATGCAGAAGTTCGAGGAGGTGTACGAGGCACCGATCTACCAAGGGTACGGGATGACCGAGGCCTCTCCGCATCTGGCGAACACCTTCGAGACGACGGAGATGCGGGGGCTCGACGAGGAGAAGCGCTACGAACTGAAGCGGAAGGCAGGGATTCCGGCACCCGGCGCGCGGATCCGCCTTCGCGACACCGACGGCGAGGCGGTCCCGCACGACGGCGAGACGCCCGGCGAGATCCACGCGCGCTCGCCGTGGCTCACCGACGGATACTTCAAGCGTCCCGAGGCCAACGCCGAGTCGTTCACCGACGACGGCTGGTTCAAGACCGGCGACGTCGCGACCATCGACGAGTTCGGCTACCTCGACATCGTCGACCGCATCGACGACGCGATCAAGAGCGGCGGCGAGTGGATCTCATCGGTCGAACTGGAGAACTCGATCATCGACGCCGACGGCGTCGTCGAAGCGGCGGTCGTCAGCGTCCCCCACGAGAAGTGGCAGGAGCGTCCCGTCGCGTTCGTTGTTGTCGACGATCCGAGCGTCGACGAGGACGCACTCCGTGAACACCTCTTGGAGAGGTTCCCGAAATGGTGGCTTCCGGATGTATTCAAATTCGTCGATGAGATTCCGAAGACGACGACTCACAAGTTCAACAAGAAGGACCTGAGAGAGCAGTTCATCGACGAATACGGCGAACTTCCGATCGATCAGTAAGGCCGTCTCCGACTGTCAAACGTCTCTGAAATCGAAATAGATCGAATACACCTATGGAATCAGATATACTCACACCGACTGTCGTCCCCGAGGAGGCGCACGAACTGAAAGACCGCGCTCGGTCGTTCGCGAACGAACGGATGGCCCCGGTCGCGGGCGAGTACTTCGCGTCAGGCGAGTACCCTGTCGACGTCGTCGAGGCCGCCCACGACGCGGGGCTGGTGGCTCAGGAGATCGACGCCGAGTACGGCGGTCCGGGTCGTTCGCTCGACGAGATCGTCGCGACGGTTGAGGAGTTCTTCCGCGCGGACGCCGGCCTC
This DNA window, taken from Halobellus sp. LT62, encodes the following:
- a CDS encoding long-chain fatty acid--CoA ligase; translation: MKNYELTITKFLQRAVDLFDHKEIVSKLADGSVHRYTYADAYARICQLAHALDDYGLDQGDRVSVMAVNHYRHYELYFGPSCSGRSIHTTNHRLPEHHLTEIINEAEDRLLFVDPAFVETVEAVADDLKTVEQYVVLDDEVPETSLDAVVDYESFISGYDTEYDWPELDEEREFALCYTSGTTGLPKGVQYRHRRMFLHTLVHGHADVFGVSENDTVMPVVPMFHVNGWGFPYSGTFYGSKLVLPGQHTSPQEVADLIDAEDVTVAAAVPTVWIDMDGYLESVEGEPLESLDRVLTGGSAPPASLMQKFEEVYEAPIYQGYGMTEASPHLANTFETTEMRGLDEEKRYELKRKAGIPAPGARIRLRDTDGEAVPHDGETPGEIHARSPWLTDGYFKRPEANAESFTDDGWFKTGDVATIDEFGYLDIVDRIDDAIKSGGEWISSVELENSIIDADGVVEAAVVSVPHEKWQERPVAFVVVDDPSVDEDALREHLLERFPKWWLPDVFKFVDEIPKTTTHKFNKKDLREQFIDEYGELPIDQ